In Camelus ferus isolate YT-003-E chromosome 10, BCGSAC_Cfer_1.0, whole genome shotgun sequence, the following proteins share a genomic window:
- the CAPRIN1 gene encoding caprin-1 gives MPSATSHSGSGSKSSGPPPPSGSSGSEAAAGAGAAAPASQHPATGTGAVQTEAMKQILGVIDKKLRNLEKKKGKLDDYQERMNKGERLNQDQLDAVSKYQEVTNNLEFAKELQRSFMALSQDIQKTIKKTARREQLMREEAEQKRLKTVLELQYVLDKLGDDEVRTDLKQGLNGVPILSEEELSLLDEFYKLADPERDMSLRLNEQYEHASIHLWDLLEGKEKPVCGTTYKALKEIVERVFQSNYFDSTHNHQNGLCEEEEAASAPAAEDQVAEAEPEPAEEYTEQSEVESTEYVNRQFMAETQFSSGEKEQVDEWTVETVEVVNSLQQQPQAASPSVPEPHSLTPVAQADPLVRRQRVQDLMAQMQGPYNFIQDSMLDFENQTLDPAIVSAQPMNPAQNMDIPQLVCPPVHSESRLAQPNQVSVQPEATQVPLVSSTSEGYTGSQPLYQPSHATEQRPQKESIDQIQATISLNTDQTTAASSLPAASQPQVFQAGTSKPLHSSGINVNAAPFQSMQTVFNMNAPVPPVNEPETLKQQNQYQASYNQSFSSQPHQVEQTELQQEQLQTVVGTYHGSQDQPHQVTGNHQQPPQQNTGFPRSSQPYYNSRGVSRGGSRGARGLMNGYRGPANGFRGGYDGYRPSFSNTPNSGYTQSQFSAPRDYSGYQRDGYQQNFKRGSGQSGPRGAPRGRGGPPRPNRGMPQMNTQQVN, from the exons ATGCCCTCGGCCACCAGCCACAGTGGAAGCGGCAGCAAGTCGTCGGGACCGCCACCCCCGTCGGGTTCCTCAGGGAgcgaggcggcggcgggggccggggccgCCGCGCCAGCTTCTCAGCACCCCGCAACCGGCACCGGCGCTGTCCAGACCGAGGCCATGAAGCAGATTCTCGGGGTGATTGACAAGAAACTTCGGAACCTAGAGAAGAAAAAG gGCAAGCTTGATGATTACCAGGAACGAATGAACAAAGGAGAAAGGCTTAATCAAGATCAGCTG GATGCCGTATCTAAGTACCAGGAAGTCACAAATAACTTGGAGTTCGCAAAAGAATTACAGAGGAGTTTCATGGCATTAAGCCAAGAT AttcagaaaacaataaagaagacAGCACGCCGGGAGCAGCTTATGAGAGAAGAAGCTGAACAGAAACGTTTAAAAACTGTGCTTGAGCTGCAGTATGTTTTGGACAAATTGGGAGATGATGAAGTGCGAACTGACCTGAAGCAGGGTTTGAATGGTGTGCCAATATTGTCTGAAGAGGAATTGTCGTTGTTGGATGAGTTCTACAAATTAGCGGACCCTGAACGAGATATGAGCTTGAG GTTGAATGAGCAGTATGAACATGCCTCCATTCACCTGTGGGACTTgctggaagggaaggaaaaacctGTATGTGGAACAACCT ATAAAGCGCTAAAGGAAATTGTTGAGCGTGTTTTCCAGTCGAACTACTTTGACAGCACCCACAACCACCAGAATGGGCTgtgtgaggaagaggaggcagcctCAGCGCCTGCGGCTGAAGACCAGGTAGCAGAAGCTG AACCTGAGCCAGCAGAAGAATACACTGAACAAAGTGAAGTTGAATCAACAgag TATGTAAATAGACAATTTATGGCAGAAACACAGTTCAGCAGTGGTGAAAAGGAGCAGGTAGATGAATGGACAGTTGAAACAGTTGAG GTGGTAAATTCACTCCAGCAGCAACCTCAGGCTGCATCTCCTTCAGTACCAGAGCCCCACTCTTTGACTCCAGTGGCTCAGGCAGATCCCCTCGTGAGAAGACAGCGAGTACAGGACCTTATGGCGCAAATGCAGGGACCCTATAATTTCATACAG GATTCAATGCTGGATTTTGAAAACCAGACCCTTGATCCTGCCATTGTATCTGCACAGCCTATGAATCCAGCACAGAACATGGATATACCGCAGCTGGTTTGCCCTCCAG TTCATTCTGAATCTAGACTTGCTCAACCTAATCAAGTTTCTGTACAACCAGAAGCTACACAG GTTCCTTTGGTTTCATCTACAAGTGAGGGATATACAGGATCTCAACCCTTGTACCAGCCTTCTCATGCTACAGAGCAACGACCACAAAAGGAATCAATTGATCAGATTCAG GCAACAATCTCTTTAAATACAGACCAGACTACAGCAGCATCAtcccttcctgctgcttctcagcctcAGGTGTTCCAGGCTGGGACAAGCAAACCATTACATAGCAGTGGAATCAACGTAAATGCCGCTCCATTCCAATCCATGCAGACG GTGTTCAATATGAATGCCCCAGTTCCTCCTGTTAATGAACCAGAAACTTTAAAACAGCAAAACCAGTACCAGGCCAGTTACAACCAGAGTTTTTCCAGTCAGCCTCACCAAGTGGAACAAACAGAGCTTCAGCAAGAACAGCTTCAAACAG TGGTTGGCACTTACCATGGTTCCCAGGACCAGCCCCATCAAGTGACTGGTAACCATCAGCAGCCTCCCCAGCAGAACACTGGATTTCCACGTAGCAGTCAGCCCTATTACAACAGTCGTGGTGTGTCTCGTGGAGGCTCCCGTGGTGCTCGAGGCTTGATGAATGGATATAGGGGACCTGCTAATGGATTCAGAg GAGGATATGATGGTTACCGCCCTTCATTCTCTAACACTCCAAACAGTGGTTATACACAGTCTCAGTTCAGTGCTCCCCGGGACTACTCTGGCTATCAGCGG GATGGATATCAGCAGAATTTCAAGCGAGGCTCTGGGCAGAGTGGACCACGGGGAGCCCCACGAG